DNA from Armatimonadota bacterium:
CGCACCGCCTACAGCGTCCACCGTCTTGCGGACCAATGGCGTGGGATGGTGACTGAAGGGCAGAGTGCGCTCCACGGCAATCCGTGGCGGCAGAGCCAGGTGAGAGTGGCGATGGGTGGGTCCCCGAACGGCCCCCAGGTAGCGCTCACGATCGACGACGGGCCTCATCCGCTGATCACCCCGCTTTTTCTGGAAGTCCTGCGGCGCGAGAACGTAAAGGCCACGTTCTTTGTCGTCGGCGAAAAAGCCGAGGAGTTTCCCGGGCTTATTCGCGAGATCGCCAACGAAGGCCACGAACTGGGCAATCATACGTACTCCCACAAGCGGTTTTCCTCTCTGTCGCCCGAGGAAGTCTACGCGGAACTGCGGGGCTGCTCGCGGATCGTCGGCGCGCTCACAGGACGGCAAATGCAGTTCATGCGGCCACCCGGGGGTGACTACACCGCCGATGCCCTGAGTATCGCCGAGAGCCTGGGCCTTGCGACCGCGCTTTGGACCCACAACACCGGGGACTGGGCCAAGCCGGAGCCGACGGCGATCGCGTACCACGCCACCCACGAACTGGGTGCCGGGGATATCATTCTCATGCATCAGGGCGACATGAAAAGCGTCCTGGCGCTGCCGATGATCATCGAGCGCGTGCGTGCCAGAGGACTGCAACCGGTGCCGCTATCCCGGGTGGCGGTCAACGGAGCGATGAGTAAGCTGTCTCCTGAGCAGGCCGTAGCGCAGCGCTCGCGTTTGCGTTTGACAGAGTAGCCGCACGCGGCTATACTGCGGCCTTGTTAGAGTCTCAGCCTGGGCAAAACAGGGGCAATGTGAACGGGCCGCGCACTGAAGCGCGGCTCGTTCCGTATCGAGCTGGAGCTGGACGGGAGAAGATCAGAGCATGACTGAGCAAATCACGGGCCCGAACGTCAGACTCCCCGTGAGCCCGGAATTGCCCGACAATAAACGGCGGCATGGTTCCGAATCGTTCCGTCAGCGGAGAATGTCATGTCCACGCGCCGCGCTGTAGTCACGGGCCTTGGGGCGGTCACGCCTTTGGGCGGTGACGTCGAGACAAGCTGGAGCGGCCTGATTGCCAATCAGCGAGCCATCCGACGCATCACGCTGTTCGACCCCACTGGCCTGCGCAACGAAAACGCCGGGCAGGTGGATGACTGGTCCTTCTCCCCCGATTCCTTCGGTCTGGACGCTCCGCCCGACCGCGGAGTGCAGTTCCTCCTGACTGCCGCGCGCGAAGCAGTCCTTGACGCAGGCCTCCCCTGTCCATTGCCGGGGAGGGCGGGCGCATGCGTGGCAACCAATTTTGGTGGCTCCAATGCCTGGGAGGAGTATGCGGCGGGGTTCTTGGCGGGTGAGCCGGACGCGAAGCTGTTTGGCCGCGCCCGGTTCGACGATGCCCTCGCCCTGCTGGAGTCCGCCTACGGGCTCACCGGGCCCGGGATGCTGATCTCGATGGCCTGCGCCTCAGGTTCGGCATCAGTGGGGCTGGGACTGGACGCCATCCGCTATGGACGCGCGGATGTGATGCTCTGCGGCGGCCACGACTCGCTGGCCCCCACACATCTCGCGGGTCTCAGCGTGCTGCGCACCATGACCGCAGCGGATATCCTACCCTTCAGCGCCAATCGCAGCGGTACGTTGTTCGGCGAGGGATCTGGCGTGCTCGTCCTGGAAGAACTCGAGCATGCGCGCAGACGAGGGGCGCGGATCTATGCGGAAGTGCTGGGCTGGGCAGAAAACAACAACGCTTACCACCTCACCGCTCCCGACCCC
Protein-coding regions in this window:
- a CDS encoding polysaccharide deacetylase family protein, which translates into the protein MATMLIGAIVLLAPIAVSGAPGPPSHLALHAALLPPTSLTRALTDGGSALKGMSVHDENALLAALQKAGLSERILRVAIARPGVVPVALIKVQAGDAQSRLFSVAQTERDAVLALGAAFSVPSQLEHADFWAVVPELGEDGLEWHRPVFSVAAERSQYRRWVNGGLTDREFLCRLSAVRYDPVFTRHAPDWSEAAQNMPRTAYSVHRLADQWRGMVTEGQSALHGNPWRQSQVRVAMGGSPNGPQVALTIDDGPHPLITPLFLEVLRRENVKATFFVVGEKAEEFPGLIREIANEGHELGNHTYSHKRFSSLSPEEVYAELRGCSRIVGALTGRQMQFMRPPGGDYTADALSIAESLGLATALWTHNTGDWAKPEPTAIAYHATHELGAGDIILMHQGDMKSVLALPMIIERVRARGLQPVPLSRVAVNGAMSKLSPEQAVAQRSRLRLTE
- a CDS encoding beta-ketoacyl-[acyl-carrier-protein] synthase family protein — translated: MSTRRAVVTGLGAVTPLGGDVETSWSGLIANQRAIRRITLFDPTGLRNENAGQVDDWSFSPDSFGLDAPPDRGVQFLLTAAREAVLDAGLPCPLPGRAGACVATNFGGSNAWEEYAAGFLAGEPDAKLFGRARFDDALALLESAYGLTGPGMLISMACASGSASVGLGLDAIRYGRADVMLCGGHDSLAPTHLAGLSVLRTMTAADILPFSANRSGTLFGEGSGVLVLEELEHARRRGARIYAEVLGWAENNNAYHLTAPDPGGRGMIRVLAAALDDAGIEPSQIDYINAHGTGTEYHDPEETHAIKTVLGHHAYEIAVSSIKGAIGHLMGAAGSVEAVATVKAIQTGTVPPTMNDGAADPDMDLDFVVNRSKRLPISCAASISAGIGGHNSCVVFRALSEQGGDAQ